A single Triticum dicoccoides isolate Atlit2015 ecotype Zavitan chromosome 2A, WEW_v2.0, whole genome shotgun sequence DNA region contains:
- the LOC119355869 gene encoding uncharacterized protein LOC119355869 yields MGGEGASSSGGGFRARIDHYLYSGEKKHVVAGIAIFAAIFGVPWYFMTRGAKHDSHQDYVERANKARSDRLSSGQPSSLKE; encoded by the exons atgggaGGCGAGGGCGCCAGTTCCAGCGGCGGGGGGTTCCGCGCCCGGATAGACCACTACCTGTACAGCGGCGAGAAGAAGCACGTAGTCGCAGGCATCGCCATCTTCGCCGCCATTTTCGGGGTGCCCTGGTACTTCATGACCCGAG GGGCAAAGCATGACTCTCATCAAGATTACGTGGAGCGAGCTAACAAGGCAAGGTCGGATAGGCTTTCTTCTGGACAGCCATCATCACTGAAAGAATAA